A window of the Acidobacteriota bacterium genome harbors these coding sequences:
- a CDS encoding class I SAM-dependent methyltransferase has product MARWPHRVRPIDRTGVIRGKKGAVRFEYDVGDPQEYIFTADFYAYRERTHPERHLGWWRFALPKGRGVARLQLDFDPVRRESVTLLAGGSPAPLVDAWFNPEFAFDPLADIELVFRRPDGAIQSVRPVLLKFMDRNILLEFYARQYATQGYGPPLDAPFLHELHAYKLRVLHALFSRYIPAGGRVADVGCGRSLFADIGAEFPFTVVAGDLDFASVRDRAGEVPHQRWGVFDASQLPFADASFDALFAGEVIEHVPDAHATLHEWWRVLKPGGIAVITTPNRERLVARANRMEQPYSRDHLSELSYRELSGPMLRGSGFEFVQQANMYLELWLRHWRLGTGHIQDYLQREGNQRRYVRLMRRLFPLGRWFPSLAMAMIIVARKRA; this is encoded by the coding sequence ATGGCGCGCTGGCCGCACCGGGTGCGCCCGATCGATCGGACGGGCGTCATCCGAGGGAAGAAGGGCGCCGTGCGGTTCGAGTACGACGTCGGTGATCCGCAGGAGTACATCTTCACGGCGGATTTCTACGCCTACCGCGAGCGCACGCACCCGGAGCGGCACCTCGGGTGGTGGCGCTTTGCGCTGCCGAAAGGGCGCGGCGTCGCCAGGCTGCAGCTTGACTTCGACCCGGTCCGTCGCGAGTCGGTCACGCTGCTGGCCGGCGGTTCGCCGGCCCCCCTCGTGGACGCGTGGTTCAATCCGGAGTTCGCATTCGATCCCCTTGCGGACATCGAGCTGGTGTTCCGGCGGCCCGACGGCGCGATCCAGAGCGTTCGGCCGGTGCTGCTGAAGTTCATGGATCGGAACATCCTGCTGGAGTTCTACGCGCGGCAGTACGCGACGCAGGGGTACGGTCCCCCGCTCGACGCGCCGTTCCTGCACGAGCTGCACGCGTACAAGCTGCGAGTGCTCCACGCCTTGTTCAGCCGATACATCCCGGCCGGCGGCCGCGTCGCGGACGTGGGGTGCGGGCGGTCGCTGTTTGCGGACATCGGCGCCGAGTTCCCGTTCACGGTCGTCGCCGGCGACCTCGACTTCGCGTCCGTGCGGGATCGTGCGGGCGAGGTGCCGCACCAGCGCTGGGGGGTGTTCGATGCCTCGCAGCTGCCGTTCGCCGACGCGTCGTTCGACGCGCTGTTCGCGGGCGAGGTGATCGAGCACGTCCCGGACGCCCACGCGACGCTGCACGAGTGGTGGCGGGTCCTGAAGCCGGGAGGCATTGCCGTCATTACCACGCCGAACCGCGAGCGGCTCGTGGCCCGCGCCAACCGGATGGAGCAGCCATACAGCCGCGACCACCTGAGCGAGCTGTCCTATCGGGAGCTGTCCGGCCCGATGCTGCGCGGGTCGGGGTTCGAGTTCGTCCAGCAGGCGAACATGTACCTTGAACTGTGGCTCCGCCACTGGCGGCTCGGGACCGGTCACATCCAGGACTATCTCCAGCGCGAAGGCAACCAGCGGCGATACGTCCGGCTCATGCGCCGGCTGTTCCCGCTGGGCCGGTGGTTCCCGTCGCTCGCCATGGCCATGATCATCGTCGCCCGCAAGCGGGCATAA
- a CDS encoding glycosyltransferase family 4 protein, with the protein MSRVAVVTSSPPFVEGGHLVIARALVGALREAGHEADLVITPQNRFGRQAAAYAANWLTDVGVDGFGRRIDQVISFRFPSYAVRHERHLCWLNHTMREYYDLWPRLVAGLGRKGRLKEGIRRTLVRAADRYLLTKNVTKLVAQSRTIQQRLSVLKGVRSTVVYPPPPPRAYRCDAYDDYLFAASRLTPLKRLGLLVEALARPEADGIRCVIAGEGEEEPRLRALVRERGLEARVQLIGRVDGAQLVDQLARCRAVCFAPYDEDYGFVTVEAFSARKPVVTCTDSGGPVELVRDGVNGYLAAPDPASLAIALARVMRDRAAAERLGSAGAELAARLTWEQTVPKLLLV; encoded by the coding sequence GTGAGCCGCGTCGCCGTCGTGACGTCGAGCCCGCCCTTCGTCGAAGGCGGCCACCTGGTCATCGCCCGGGCGCTCGTCGGGGCGCTGCGGGAGGCCGGGCACGAGGCGGACCTCGTCATCACTCCCCAGAACCGTTTCGGGCGGCAGGCGGCGGCGTACGCCGCGAACTGGCTCACCGACGTGGGCGTCGACGGTTTCGGGCGGCGCATCGACCAGGTCATCTCGTTCCGCTTTCCAAGCTACGCGGTCCGGCACGAGCGCCACCTGTGCTGGCTGAATCACACCATGCGGGAGTACTACGATTTATGGCCGCGCCTGGTCGCCGGCCTCGGCCGGAAGGGGCGGCTGAAGGAGGGCATTCGCCGGACGCTCGTCCGCGCCGCGGATCGGTACCTGCTCACGAAGAACGTGACGAAGCTGGTCGCGCAGTCGCGGACGATCCAGCAGCGGCTGAGCGTCCTCAAGGGGGTGCGCTCGACGGTGGTGTATCCGCCGCCGCCGCCGCGCGCGTATCGCTGCGACGCCTACGACGATTACCTGTTCGCAGCGTCGCGGCTGACGCCGCTCAAGCGACTGGGCCTGCTCGTCGAGGCGCTCGCACGGCCCGAGGCGGACGGGATCCGGTGCGTGATTGCGGGCGAAGGTGAGGAGGAGCCGCGGCTGCGGGCGCTCGTGCGCGAGCGCGGGCTCGAAGCCCGCGTGCAGCTGATCGGCCGCGTGGACGGCGCGCAGCTGGTCGATCAGCTCGCACGCTGCCGCGCCGTCTGCTTTGCGCCGTACGATGAGGACTACGGGTTCGTGACGGTCGAGGCCTTCTCCGCGAGAAAGCCGGTCGTCACGTGCACCGACAGCGGCGGGCCGGTCGAACTGGTGCGCGACGGCGTGAACGGTTACCTCGCGGCTCCCGACCCGGCGTCGCTCGCGATCGCGCTCGCCCGCGTGATGCGGGACCGCGCCGCGGCCGAACGCCTCGGGAGCGCGGGCGCGGAACTGGCGGCGAGGCTGACGTGGGAACAGACGGTCCCGAAACTGCTGCTTGTGTGA
- the ttcA gene encoding tRNA 2-thiocytidine(32) synthetase TtcA, whose product MAYATDLEARIAKKVTRAIVEHRLIEDGDRVMVGLSGGKDSWALLQILDELRRRAPISFSLVAVNVDSGYKAYKHDVIAATCRERGWELRIEHTSIGEVMDDILEDGATPCSLCARLRRGVLYRVADEVGATKIALGHHTDDFIETLLLNLFFAGAMKAMPARLVSDNERHVVIRPLVYVSESEARQYAKDRALPIVGCCCPACGDLSLQRQRVKRLLHELELEHPEVKNSMLKAMANVHPRHLLDTRLNPVAELCGR is encoded by the coding sequence ATGGCCTACGCAACCGACCTCGAGGCGCGCATCGCAAAGAAGGTGACGCGCGCGATTGTGGAGCACCGCCTGATCGAGGACGGGGACCGCGTCATGGTCGGCCTGTCGGGCGGCAAGGACAGCTGGGCGCTGCTCCAGATCCTCGACGAGCTGCGGCGCCGCGCCCCCATCTCCTTCAGCCTCGTCGCGGTGAACGTGGACTCCGGCTACAAGGCGTACAAGCACGATGTCATCGCCGCGACGTGCCGCGAGCGCGGCTGGGAGCTGCGCATCGAGCACACCTCGATCGGCGAGGTGATGGACGACATTCTCGAGGACGGCGCGACTCCGTGCTCGCTCTGCGCGAGGCTGCGCCGCGGCGTGCTGTACCGGGTGGCCGATGAGGTCGGCGCCACGAAGATCGCGCTCGGCCACCACACGGACGATTTCATCGAGACCCTTCTGCTGAACCTGTTCTTCGCCGGCGCGATGAAGGCGATGCCGGCGCGCCTCGTCTCCGACAACGAACGGCACGTCGTCATCAGGCCGCTGGTGTACGTGTCCGAGAGCGAGGCGCGCCAGTACGCGAAAGACCGCGCGCTGCCGATCGTGGGGTGCTGCTGCCCGGCCTGCGGCGATCTCAGCCTGCAGCGCCAGCGCGTCAAGCGGCTGCTGCACGAGCTCGAGCTCGAACATCCGGAGGTCAAGAACTCGATGCTCAAGGCCATGGCCAACGTGCACCCGCGGCATCTGCTCGATACGCGCCTGAATCCCGTGGCTGAATTGTGCGGGCGGTAG
- a CDS encoding glycosyltransferase, whose product MLNILQICDHLGWEGSRMHGVKRLFGWMIPRFDATRFNVSLVSLRKRDLSEETLDALGIDITYLHKSKFDPATLPALLKVIDRRKIDILHLHGYGATTFGRLAGGMRHIPTIVHEHANLTDTPWFQKVADAALAPVTDIGIAVSASTAEFLIHARKVPAGRVKVVYLGVPLEEFSRARTQDEVAGARQDLGVAPGEFAIGTVTRLHDSKGNSFLVDAARLVLNDRPNVRFYLVGEGPLRAPLEAQAHSLGLGDRFVFHGFARDVARVVSAFDLSVFPSLWEGTPLTVFEALAMGKPIVATDADGLLDVLAHDRDARIVPKRDAAALAREIVWMMDHPDERRRLGEGARLSGRAYDIGAFVRKMEQLYVLLHETSRATRRRSVLTHDVSFLTERATT is encoded by the coding sequence GTGCTGAACATCCTCCAGATCTGCGACCACCTCGGATGGGAAGGCTCCCGGATGCACGGCGTCAAGCGGCTGTTCGGGTGGATGATCCCGCGCTTCGACGCCACGCGCTTCAACGTGTCGCTCGTCAGCCTGCGCAAGCGCGATCTGTCCGAGGAGACGCTGGATGCGCTGGGCATCGACATCACGTACCTGCACAAGTCGAAGTTCGATCCGGCGACGCTGCCCGCGCTGCTGAAGGTGATCGACCGCAGGAAGATCGACATCCTGCACCTGCACGGCTACGGCGCGACGACGTTCGGCCGGCTGGCGGGGGGGATGCGGCACATCCCGACGATCGTGCACGAGCACGCGAACCTGACGGATACGCCGTGGTTCCAGAAGGTCGCCGATGCCGCGCTCGCGCCGGTGACCGATATCGGCATCGCGGTGTCGGCCAGCACCGCGGAATTCCTGATTCACGCGCGCAAGGTGCCCGCCGGGCGGGTGAAGGTCGTGTATCTGGGAGTGCCGCTCGAGGAGTTCAGCCGCGCCAGAACCCAGGACGAAGTCGCCGGCGCGCGGCAGGACCTTGGCGTCGCGCCCGGCGAGTTCGCGATCGGGACGGTGACGCGGCTGCACGACTCGAAGGGCAACTCGTTCCTGGTGGATGCGGCGCGCCTGGTGCTGAACGATCGGCCGAACGTGCGGTTTTACCTCGTCGGGGAGGGGCCGTTGCGCGCGCCGCTCGAGGCGCAGGCGCACAGCCTCGGGCTCGGCGACCGCTTCGTGTTCCACGGGTTTGCGCGGGATGTGGCGCGCGTGGTGTCTGCCTTCGACCTGTCCGTGTTTCCCTCGCTGTGGGAGGGGACCCCTCTGACCGTGTTCGAGGCGCTCGCGATGGGCAAGCCCATCGTCGCCACGGATGCCGACGGATTGCTGGACGTGCTCGCCCACGATCGCGACGCCCGCATCGTGCCGAAACGCGATGCGGCGGCGCTCGCGCGCGAGATCGTGTGGATGATGGATCATCCCGACGAGCGGCGGCGGCTCGGCGAGGGTGCGAGGCTCAGCGGCCGCGCCTACGACATCGGGGCGTTCGTCCGGAAGATGGAACAGCTCTACGTCCTGCTGCACGAGACGTCGCGCGCCACGCGCCGGCGCTCGGTGCTGACCCACGACGTGTCTTTCCTGACGGAGCGGGCGACCACGTGA
- a CDS encoding D-tyrosyl-tRNA(Tyr) deacylase, protein MRAVVQRVSAARVDVGGETTGGIGRGLLVLVGITNDDGAADVQYIADKVRDLRIFEDEAGKMNLSLSDVGGAVLAVSQFTLYGDCRKGRRPSWDAAAPAPLARTLFEATVAAMRANGLTVETGVFQARMAVTLVNDGPVTLLLDSRRQF, encoded by the coding sequence GTGCGGGCGGTAGTCCAGCGCGTGAGCGCCGCACGCGTCGATGTTGGCGGCGAAACGACCGGCGGCATCGGCCGCGGCCTGCTCGTGCTCGTTGGCATCACGAACGACGACGGGGCGGCTGACGTCCAATACATCGCGGACAAGGTGCGCGACCTGCGGATCTTCGAGGATGAGGCCGGCAAGATGAACCTGTCGTTGTCCGACGTGGGCGGCGCGGTGCTGGCCGTGTCACAATTCACGCTGTACGGCGATTGCCGCAAGGGACGGCGGCCGTCGTGGGATGCCGCCGCGCCCGCGCCGCTCGCGCGCACGCTCTTCGAGGCGACGGTCGCGGCGATGCGCGCAAACGGGTTGACCGTCGAAACCGGCGTGTTCCAGGCCAGGATGGCCGTGACGCTCGTCAACGACGGTCCGGTTACGCTGCTGCTCGACAGCCGGCGTCAATTCTGA